CCGCGAGGGCAACAAGTACTCCATCACCGCGGCCGGCGGCGACATGGTCGGCGCCTCCCCGCTGATCTCGGGCCTCTTCCACGACGAGCCCACCATCGAGGCGCTGAACAAGCTCGAACTGGACGTCACCTCGGTCGGCAACCACGAGTTCGACGAGGGCGCGAGGGAACTGGCCCGTCTGCAGAACGGCGGCTGCCACCCGACGGCCGGCTGCTACACGGACGAGGAGTTCGAGGGCGCCGACTTCCCGTACCTCGCCGCGAACGTCCTCGACGAGAAGACCGGCAAGCCGATCCTCAAGCCCTACTGGGTGTGGAAGAAGAAGGACGTCAAGGTCGGCTTCATCGGCGTGACCCTGGAGGACACCCCGGGTGTCGTCTCCGCGGACGGCGTGAAGGGCCTGAAGTTCAAGGACGAGGCCGAGACGATCAACAAGTACGCCAAGGTGCTCCAGCGCCAGGGCGTGAAGTCGATCGTCGCGCTGATCCACGAGGGCGGTGCCCCGGCCTCGGCGTCGTACAACTACGACTGTGACGCGCCCGGCGCGGGCGACGGCATCTCCGGCCCGATCGTCGACATCGCCAAGAACATCACGCCGCAGGTCGACGCGCTGGTCACCGGCCACACGCACGCCGCGTACGTCTGCACGATCGACGACCCGGCGGGCAACCCCCGCATGGTGACGTCGGCGGCGTCCTTCGGCCGCCTCTACACGGACACGACGCTGACGTACGACCGTTTCACCGGCGACATCGCGCGTACGTCCGTGCAGTCGGCGAACCACGTGGTCACCCGGACCGTCGCCAAGGCGCCGGACATGACCGAGCTGATCAGCAAGTGGAACACCCTCGCGGCGCCCATCGGCAACCGTGCGATCGGCTACATCTCCGCCGACATCCCCAACACCAACACCGCCCCCGAGTCCCCGATGGGTGACCTCATCGCCGATGCGCAGCTCGCGTACGGCAAGGAGCTCGACCCGGAGACCGACCTGGCGCTGATGAACCCGGGCGGCGTCCGGGCGGGCCTCACCTTCGCGGCGAAGGGCAGTGAGGGCGACGGCGTGGTGACGTACGCCGAGGGCTTCACCGTCCAGCCGTTCTCCAACACGGTGAACCTGCAGGACTTCACCGGAGCCCAGCTCATCAAGGTCCTCCAGGAGCAGGTCAGCGGCTCGAACGCGGCCGCGCCGAAGATCCTCGCGCCGTCCTCGGGTCTGACGTACACGCTGGACCTGACGAAGACCGGCGCGGACCGCATCGTCGTCGACTCCGTCAAGCTGAACGGCGCGGCCATCGACCCCGCGGCCACCTACCGCGTCGCGACCAACAGCTTCCTCGCGGGCGGCGGCGACGGCATCACCACGCTGGGCCAGGGCACGAACGACCTGGTCGGCACGGACGACCTGGCGGCGCTGGAGAAGTACCTGACGGCCAACTCCTCGGCGACGAACCCGATCGCGCCGCCGGCGGCGAACCGGATCACGGTCGTGAGCCAGTGACCGTGAGGTAGATCGCATACCTCCGGTTGCGGTTGCGGGTGGGGGGCGTTCGCATGGTCGGATGGATCGATGCGTACCCCCCACCGCATAACCACGCATCCCTATACAAACCCCTACGAGGAGCTGGCCGGTCTGGACGACGGCCCGTTGGAAGAGTTCCTCCACGAGGACGTACGGGACGAGCGGACCGAACAGACCGAGCAGGACGAGGCGGCGGCCCAGGACGATCCCTGGGCCCCGCCCAACCACCGCCGTAACGGCCGGCGCCGCCGGCGAGGTCGCTTCGCGGGGCTTCCCCTCGCGCTGAAGGCGGTGATCGCCCTCGTCGTCCTCGCCTGCTTCCTCACCCTCGCCGACCGCTGGGCCCTGCTGTACGCCGAGCGCAGAGCGGCGGACACCCTCAAGGACCGCTTCGACCTGGCCGCCGCGCCCGAGGTGGAGATCGGCGGCTTCCCCTTCCTCACCCAACTCGCCGACGAGCGGCTGGACTCGGTGAGGGTGACCGTCCCCGACGTGGCCGCCGACCGGATCTCCCTCGCGCAGGTGACGGCGACCGCGAAGGACGTACGGCTGGACACCGACGGCCCGACGGCCGTGCGCGGCGCCGACATCCCGACGCTGCAGGGCGACGTCCTCCTCTCCTTCGCCGACCTCAACCGCGAACTCGGCGCGTCCCAGGTCACGTTCACCGGAGAGGGCCGCGACCGGGTCCGGGCGCGCGGCACCCTGCCGGTCGCCGGACACGACCTGCGTCTGCGCGCCGAGGCCCGCATCCTGCGCGACGGCGACCGCGGCATCGCCACGCACATCGGCGGAATGCGCCTGGACATAGGGGACCTGGCCACGTACCGCCCCGGCACCCGGGCCGCGGACGGC
Above is a window of Streptomyces sp. DT2A-34 DNA encoding:
- a CDS encoding bifunctional UDP-sugar hydrolase/5'-nucleotidase, coding for MPAESRAHQRRRRRTHLLLAGAAGVAAAGALAAALPATATAEESSAKHGGGYGYNRYQDVQLLSFNDLHGNLEPPSGSSGRVTELQHDGTTKTIDAGGVEYLATHLRQAREGNKYSITAAGGDMVGASPLISGLFHDEPTIEALNKLELDVTSVGNHEFDEGARELARLQNGGCHPTAGCYTDEEFEGADFPYLAANVLDEKTGKPILKPYWVWKKKDVKVGFIGVTLEDTPGVVSADGVKGLKFKDEAETINKYAKVLQRQGVKSIVALIHEGGAPASASYNYDCDAPGAGDGISGPIVDIAKNITPQVDALVTGHTHAAYVCTIDDPAGNPRMVTSAASFGRLYTDTTLTYDRFTGDIARTSVQSANHVVTRTVAKAPDMTELISKWNTLAAPIGNRAIGYISADIPNTNTAPESPMGDLIADAQLAYGKELDPETDLALMNPGGVRAGLTFAAKGSEGDGVVTYAEGFTVQPFSNTVNLQDFTGAQLIKVLQEQVSGSNAAAPKILAPSSGLTYTLDLTKTGADRIVVDSVKLNGAAIDPAATYRVATNSFLAGGGDGITTLGQGTNDLVGTDDLAALEKYLTANSSATNPIAPPAANRITVVSQ
- a CDS encoding DUF2993 domain-containing protein; the encoded protein is MRTPHRITTHPYTNPYEELAGLDDGPLEEFLHEDVRDERTEQTEQDEAAAQDDPWAPPNHRRNGRRRRRGRFAGLPLALKAVIALVVLACFLTLADRWALLYAERRAADTLKDRFDLAAAPEVEIGGFPFLTQLADERLDSVRVTVPDVAADRISLAQVTATAKDVRLDTDGPTAVRGADIPTLQGDVLLSFADLNRELGASQVTFTGEGRDRVRARGTLPVAGHDLRLRAEARILRDGDRGIATHIGGMRLDIGDLATYRPGTRAADGLHLSRESAARLAHETRKAKALLSIPSVVRRLGVPDSAVREALRDEAKLTDLTGTPRFLHQAMRLNLIDLALDHPALLKRLGFDPALLDALPRLTRPVLADQLSLGFRLPEPPSGALRLRDVRVEEDGIRVRLEGAGLAVGGK